A genomic stretch from Chaetodon auriga isolate fChaAug3 chromosome 17, fChaAug3.hap1, whole genome shotgun sequence includes:
- the pum1 gene encoding pumilio homolog 1 isoform X2, which yields MSSVCVLKRKAVLWQDSFSPHHRSTSPSMPVVLSSGGHAPPTGQTPQATPPSQQGVAGAGRSQDDAMVDYFFQRQHGEQPGKHRWPTGDNIHDSQVRSMDELNHDFQALALEGRAMGEQLLTGKKFWESDDSGKDGPKGIFLDQWRDSAWGASDHSVSQPIMVSRRPGQGFHGGGEVGVGSVMSPRSESGGLGVSMVEYVLSSSPADKLDSCLRKGPYGQRDGEVEEEKREKPKATFEGEKLKELTEGEADVIGDVINPNGLPVQNGLDVDVKEFGRPQGNMPAPGPEGDLLGGPGGVGAEGLTPLGGGGGPKPPEDFSGVEQGGVTMDPMESVMEPLQFDYNSQMQMDSAPTVGLFDYTNQQQLFQRNNALAVQQLTAAQQQQYALAAAQQPHIGLAPAFVPNPYIISAAPPGTDPYAAGLAAAATLGPAVMPPQYYGVTPWGVYPANLFQQQAAAANNSANQQAANQGQQNQQQVMRAGGNQRPLTPSQGQQGQQNDQLVAAAAVNSALAFGQGLAAGVPGYPVLAPAAYYDQTGALVVNTGARSGPVRLMAPASVIISPSAAQAVAAAAASAGGANGGLGGGANGPFRAMTSQQPQQQGGPGGALGGSSFYGSSSLSSSSQSSSLFSQGSGQPGPGSASLGFSQPTSSSLGATLGATLGGFGTAVANSSGGSGSRRDSLTGNNELYKRTPSSLTPIGHGGFYNGTLGFSPSPGPVGMPLPNQGPSHSLTPPPSLSNHSSSSNLNLGGLTNGSGRFISAAPGAEAKYRSAASSGSSLFSPSSQLFPSSRLRYGMSDVMPSGRSRLLEDFRNNRYPNLQLRDIAGHIMEFSQDQHGSRFIQLKLERASSAERQLVFSEILQAAYQLMVDVFGNYVIQKFFEFGSLDQKLALAERIRGHVLSLALQMYGCRVIQKALEFIPSDQQVISEMVRELDGHVLKCVKDQNGNHVVQKCIECVQPHALHFIIDAFKGQVFALSTHPYGCRVIQRILEHCLPEQTLPILEELHQHTEQLVQDQYGNYVIQHVLEHGRAEDKSKIVAEIRGNVLGLSQHKFASNVVEKCVTHASRAERAVLIDEVCSLTEGPHSALYTMMKDQYANYVVQKMIDVAEPTQRKIVMHKIRPHISTLRKYTYGKHILAKLEKYYMKNGVDLGPLCGPPNGIM from the exons atgagcagtgtgtgtgtgttgaagaggAAAGCAGTGCTCTGGCAGGATTCATTCAGCCCCCACCATAGAAGTACATCTCCCAGCATGCCCGTGGTGCTGAGCAGCGGAGGACATGCCCCTCCAACTGGGCAGACCCCTCAGGCCACACCCCCCAGCCAGCAG GGTGTGGCGGGTGCTGGACGTTCCCAGGATGATGCCATGGTAGACTATTTCTTCCAGCGGCAGCATGGTGAACAGCCCGGCAAACATCGCTGGCCCACTGGAGACAACATCCATGacagccag gtgcgGTCCATGGATGAGCTGAACCATGACTTTCAGGCTCTGGCCCTGGAGGGGCGCGCCATGGGAGAG CAGCTGCTAACTGGTAAGAAGTTCTGGGAGTCAGATGACTCTGGGAAGGATGGACCAAAAGGGATCTTTCTGGACCAGTGGAGGGACAGTGCATGGGGTGCCTCAG ATCACTCAGTGTCTCAGCCAATCATGGTGTCCCGTCGGCCAGGGCAGGGTTTCCATGGCGGCGGTGAAGTTGGGGTGGGCTCAGTGATGTCACCGCGCTCTGAGAGTGGAGGGCTAGGAGTTAGCATGGTGGAGTACGTCCTCTCCTCCTCGCCAGCTGACAAACTGGATTCCTGCCTCCGAAAAGGACCCTAT GGCCAGAGGGAtggagaggtagaggaggagaagagggagaagccAAAGGCAACATTTGAAGGAGAGAAACTGAAAGAGTTGACAGAAGGTGAAGCTGATGTTATCGGCGACGTCATCAATCCCAACGGGCTGCCTGTCCAGAACGGCCTCGACGTGGACGTCAAAGAGTTTGG TCGTCCCCAAGGCAACATGCCTGCCCCTGGCCCTGAGGGTGACCTGCTGGGTGGTCCTGGGGGTGTAGGGGCTGAGGGCCTGACACCCCTGGGAGGCGGTGGAGGCCCCAAACCTCCTGAGGACTTCTCCGGCGTGGAACAAGGTGGTGTCACCATGGACCCCATGGAGTCTGTGATGGAGCCGCTTCAGTTTGACTACAACTCCCAGATGCAGATGGACTCTGCGCCCACTGTGGGCTTATTTGATTACACCAACCAGCAACAG CTGTTTCAGAGAAACAACGCCCTAGCAGTGCAGCAGTTAACAGCAGCCCAGCAACAGCAGTATGCcttggcagcagcacagcagcctcaCATTG GTCTGGCTCCAGCATTTGTGCCCAATCCTTACATCATCAGTGCTGCTCCACCAGGTACAGACCCCTACGCAGCTGGACTAGCAGCGGCAGCCACACTCG GTCCAGCAGTGATGCCTCCCCAGTACTATGGTGTGACCCCCTGGGGGGTCTACCCTGCCAAccttttccagcagcaggcggCTGCAGCCAACaactcagccaatcagcaggcGGCAAACCAGGGCCAGCAGAACCAACAGCAG GTGATGCGTGCTGGGGGCAACcagcgacctttgacccccaGCCAAGGTCAACAGGGTCAGCAGAATGACCAGCtggttgcagcagcagcagtcaacTCAGCCCTTGCCTTTGGACAGGGGTTAGCAGCAGGGGTCCCTG gctaTCCAGTCCTGGCCCCTGCAGCCTACTATGATCAGACAGGGGCCCTGGTGGTCAACACTGGCGCTAGGAGTGGCCCTGTCCGCCTCATGGCCCCTGCCTCTGTCATCATATCTCCTTCCGCAGCACAAGCAG ttgcagcagcagcagcctccgcCGGTGGTGCCAATGGTGGGCTGGGTGGTGGAGCCAACGGTCCGTTTCGTGCCATGACgtcccagcagcctcagcagcagggCGGCCCTGGTGGCGCTCTGGGAGGAAGCTCCTTCTACGGatcctcctccctcagctcctcctcccagagctcctctcttttctcacaAGGTTCTGGCCAACCTGGACCAGGTTCTGCCTCTTTGGGCTTCAGCCAGCCCACCTCCTCATCCCTCGGTGCCACGCTGGGGGCCACGCTGGGAGGCTTCGGCACTGCAG tGGCCAACTCAAGTGGTGGCAGCGGTTCCAGACGGGACTCCCTGACAGGCAACAACGAGCTGTACAAACGCACACCCTCCAGTCTGACCCCGATTGGCCATGGAGGCTTCTATAACGGCACCTTGGGCTTCAGTCCTTCCCCAGGCCCCGTGGGCATGCCCCTCCCCAACCAGGGCCCCTCCCATTCCCTCACACCCCCACCTTccctgtccaatcacagctccTCGTCCAACCTCAATCTTG GAGGCCTGACCAATGGCAGTGGGCGTTTCATCTCTGCAGCCCCAGGAGCAGAGGCCAAGTATCGCAGCGCCGCCAGCTCAGGCTCCTCCCTCTTTTCACCCAGCAGCCAGCTGTTTCCATCGTCACGGCTACGCTACGGCATGTCCGATGTGATGCCGTCAGGCCGGAGCCGCTTGCTGGAGGACTTCAGGAACAACCGTTACCCCAACCTGCAGCTGAGAGACATCGCCGGCCACATCATGGAGTTCAGTCAGGACCAGCACGgcagcag GTTTATCCAGTTGAAATTGGAGCGAGCCAGTTCAGCAGAGCGCCAGCTTGTCTTCAGTGAGATACTGCAGGCGGCCTATCAGCTCATGGTGGACGTCTTTGGAAATTACGTCATCCAGAAGTTCTTTGAG TTTGGCAGCCTGGACCAGAAGCTGGCTCTGGCAGAGAGGATCCGAGGTCATGTGCTGTCACTGGCCCTGCAGATGTACGGCTGCAGGGTCATTCAGAAAGCTCTGGAGTTCATCCCCTCTGATCAGCAGGTCATT agtGAGATGGTGCGGGAGCTGGACGGCCATGTGTTGAAGTGTGTGAAGGACCAGAACGGTAACCACGTGGTGCAGAAGTGTATCGAGTGCGTCCAGCCTCATGCGCTGCACTTCATCATAGACGCCTTTAAGGGACAG GTCTTTGCCCTCTCCACTCACCCTTATGGCTGCCGAGTCATCCAGCGCATTCTTGAACACTGCCTTCCTGAACAGACGCTGCCTATACTAGAGGAACTCCATCAACACACAGAACAGCTTgtgcag gaCCAGTATGGCAACTATGTCATCCAGCACGTTTTGGAGCACGGCCGAGCTGAGGATAAGAGCAAGATAGTGGCTGAGATCAGAGGCAATGTACTGGGACTCAGCCAGCACAAGTTTGCAAG TAACGTGGTGGAGAAGTGTGTGACCCATGCATCACGGGCGGAACGGGCAGTGCTGATAGACGAGGTGTGCAGCCTGACTGAGGGCCCCCACAGTGCCTTATACACCATGATGAAGGACCAGTACGCCAACTACGTGGTGCAGAAGATGATCGACGTGGCCGAGCCCACCCAGCGCAAGATCGTAATGCACAAG aTCCGGCCCCACATTTCCACCCTGAGGAAGTACACGTACGGAAAACACATCCTGGCCAAGCTGGAGAAGTACTACATGAAGAACGGCGTTGACCTGGGTCCGCTCTGTGGCCCTCCTAATGGCATCATGTAG
- the pum1 gene encoding pumilio homolog 1 isoform X1, with protein sequence MSSVCVLKRKAVLWQDSFSPHHRSTSPSMPVVLSSGGHAPPTGQTPQATPPSQQGVAGAGRSQDDAMVDYFFQRQHGEQPGKHRWPTGDNIHDSQVRSMDELNHDFQALALEGRAMGELLTGKKFWESDDSGKDGPKGIFLDQWRDSAWGASDHSVSQPIMVSRRPGQGFHGGGEVGVGSVMSPRSESGGLGVSMVEYVLSSSPADKLDSCLRKGPYGQRDGEVEEEKREKPKATFEGEKLKELTEGEADVIGDVINPNGLPVQNGLDVDVKEFGRPQGNMPAPGPEGDLLGGPGGVGAEGLTPLGGGGGPKPPEDFSGVEQGGVTMDPMESVMEPLQFDYNSQMQMDSAPTVGLFDYTNQQQLFQRNNALAVQQLTAAQQQQYALAAAQQPHIGLAPAFVPNPYIISAAPPGTDPYAAGLAAAATLGPAVMPPQYYGVTPWGVYPANLFQQQAAAANNSANQQAANQGQQNQQQVMRAGGNQRPLTPSQGQQGQQNDQLVAAAAVNSALAFGQGLAAGVPGYPVLAPAAYYDQTGALVVNTGARSGPVRLMAPASVIISPSAAQAVAAAAASAGGANGGLGGGANGPFRAMTSQQPQQQGGPGGALGGSSFYGSSSLSSSSQSSSLFSQGSGQPGPGSASLGFSQPTSSSLGATLGATLGGFGTAVANSSGGSGSRRDSLTGNNELYKRTPSSLTPIGHGGFYNGTLGFSPSPGPVGMPLPNQGPSHSLTPPPSLSNHSSSSNLNLGGLTNGSGRFISAAPGAEAKYRSAASSGSSLFSPSSQLFPSSRLRYGMSDVMPSGRSRLLEDFRNNRYPNLQLRDIAGHIMEFSQDQHGSRFIQLKLERASSAERQLVFSEILQAAYQLMVDVFGNYVIQKFFEFGSLDQKLALAERIRGHVLSLALQMYGCRVIQKALEFIPSDQQVISEMVRELDGHVLKCVKDQNGNHVVQKCIECVQPHALHFIIDAFKGQVFALSTHPYGCRVIQRILEHCLPEQTLPILEELHQHTEQLVQDQYGNYVIQHVLEHGRAEDKSKIVAEIRGNVLGLSQHKFASNVVEKCVTHASRAERAVLIDEVCSLTEGPHSALYTMMKDQYANYVVQKMIDVAEPTQRKIVMHKIRPHISTLRKYTYGKHILAKLEKYYMKNGVDLGPLCGPPNGIM encoded by the exons atgagcagtgtgtgtgtgttgaagaggAAAGCAGTGCTCTGGCAGGATTCATTCAGCCCCCACCATAGAAGTACATCTCCCAGCATGCCCGTGGTGCTGAGCAGCGGAGGACATGCCCCTCCAACTGGGCAGACCCCTCAGGCCACACCCCCCAGCCAGCAG GGTGTGGCGGGTGCTGGACGTTCCCAGGATGATGCCATGGTAGACTATTTCTTCCAGCGGCAGCATGGTGAACAGCCCGGCAAACATCGCTGGCCCACTGGAGACAACATCCATGacagccag gtgcgGTCCATGGATGAGCTGAACCATGACTTTCAGGCTCTGGCCCTGGAGGGGCGCGCCATGGGAGAG CTGCTAACTGGTAAGAAGTTCTGGGAGTCAGATGACTCTGGGAAGGATGGACCAAAAGGGATCTTTCTGGACCAGTGGAGGGACAGTGCATGGGGTGCCTCAG ATCACTCAGTGTCTCAGCCAATCATGGTGTCCCGTCGGCCAGGGCAGGGTTTCCATGGCGGCGGTGAAGTTGGGGTGGGCTCAGTGATGTCACCGCGCTCTGAGAGTGGAGGGCTAGGAGTTAGCATGGTGGAGTACGTCCTCTCCTCCTCGCCAGCTGACAAACTGGATTCCTGCCTCCGAAAAGGACCCTAT GGCCAGAGGGAtggagaggtagaggaggagaagagggagaagccAAAGGCAACATTTGAAGGAGAGAAACTGAAAGAGTTGACAGAAGGTGAAGCTGATGTTATCGGCGACGTCATCAATCCCAACGGGCTGCCTGTCCAGAACGGCCTCGACGTGGACGTCAAAGAGTTTGG TCGTCCCCAAGGCAACATGCCTGCCCCTGGCCCTGAGGGTGACCTGCTGGGTGGTCCTGGGGGTGTAGGGGCTGAGGGCCTGACACCCCTGGGAGGCGGTGGAGGCCCCAAACCTCCTGAGGACTTCTCCGGCGTGGAACAAGGTGGTGTCACCATGGACCCCATGGAGTCTGTGATGGAGCCGCTTCAGTTTGACTACAACTCCCAGATGCAGATGGACTCTGCGCCCACTGTGGGCTTATTTGATTACACCAACCAGCAACAG CTGTTTCAGAGAAACAACGCCCTAGCAGTGCAGCAGTTAACAGCAGCCCAGCAACAGCAGTATGCcttggcagcagcacagcagcctcaCATTG GTCTGGCTCCAGCATTTGTGCCCAATCCTTACATCATCAGTGCTGCTCCACCAGGTACAGACCCCTACGCAGCTGGACTAGCAGCGGCAGCCACACTCG GTCCAGCAGTGATGCCTCCCCAGTACTATGGTGTGACCCCCTGGGGGGTCTACCCTGCCAAccttttccagcagcaggcggCTGCAGCCAACaactcagccaatcagcaggcGGCAAACCAGGGCCAGCAGAACCAACAGCAG GTGATGCGTGCTGGGGGCAACcagcgacctttgacccccaGCCAAGGTCAACAGGGTCAGCAGAATGACCAGCtggttgcagcagcagcagtcaacTCAGCCCTTGCCTTTGGACAGGGGTTAGCAGCAGGGGTCCCTG gctaTCCAGTCCTGGCCCCTGCAGCCTACTATGATCAGACAGGGGCCCTGGTGGTCAACACTGGCGCTAGGAGTGGCCCTGTCCGCCTCATGGCCCCTGCCTCTGTCATCATATCTCCTTCCGCAGCACAAGCAG ttgcagcagcagcagcctccgcCGGTGGTGCCAATGGTGGGCTGGGTGGTGGAGCCAACGGTCCGTTTCGTGCCATGACgtcccagcagcctcagcagcagggCGGCCCTGGTGGCGCTCTGGGAGGAAGCTCCTTCTACGGatcctcctccctcagctcctcctcccagagctcctctcttttctcacaAGGTTCTGGCCAACCTGGACCAGGTTCTGCCTCTTTGGGCTTCAGCCAGCCCACCTCCTCATCCCTCGGTGCCACGCTGGGGGCCACGCTGGGAGGCTTCGGCACTGCAG tGGCCAACTCAAGTGGTGGCAGCGGTTCCAGACGGGACTCCCTGACAGGCAACAACGAGCTGTACAAACGCACACCCTCCAGTCTGACCCCGATTGGCCATGGAGGCTTCTATAACGGCACCTTGGGCTTCAGTCCTTCCCCAGGCCCCGTGGGCATGCCCCTCCCCAACCAGGGCCCCTCCCATTCCCTCACACCCCCACCTTccctgtccaatcacagctccTCGTCCAACCTCAATCTTG GAGGCCTGACCAATGGCAGTGGGCGTTTCATCTCTGCAGCCCCAGGAGCAGAGGCCAAGTATCGCAGCGCCGCCAGCTCAGGCTCCTCCCTCTTTTCACCCAGCAGCCAGCTGTTTCCATCGTCACGGCTACGCTACGGCATGTCCGATGTGATGCCGTCAGGCCGGAGCCGCTTGCTGGAGGACTTCAGGAACAACCGTTACCCCAACCTGCAGCTGAGAGACATCGCCGGCCACATCATGGAGTTCAGTCAGGACCAGCACGgcagcag GTTTATCCAGTTGAAATTGGAGCGAGCCAGTTCAGCAGAGCGCCAGCTTGTCTTCAGTGAGATACTGCAGGCGGCCTATCAGCTCATGGTGGACGTCTTTGGAAATTACGTCATCCAGAAGTTCTTTGAG TTTGGCAGCCTGGACCAGAAGCTGGCTCTGGCAGAGAGGATCCGAGGTCATGTGCTGTCACTGGCCCTGCAGATGTACGGCTGCAGGGTCATTCAGAAAGCTCTGGAGTTCATCCCCTCTGATCAGCAGGTCATT agtGAGATGGTGCGGGAGCTGGACGGCCATGTGTTGAAGTGTGTGAAGGACCAGAACGGTAACCACGTGGTGCAGAAGTGTATCGAGTGCGTCCAGCCTCATGCGCTGCACTTCATCATAGACGCCTTTAAGGGACAG GTCTTTGCCCTCTCCACTCACCCTTATGGCTGCCGAGTCATCCAGCGCATTCTTGAACACTGCCTTCCTGAACAGACGCTGCCTATACTAGAGGAACTCCATCAACACACAGAACAGCTTgtgcag gaCCAGTATGGCAACTATGTCATCCAGCACGTTTTGGAGCACGGCCGAGCTGAGGATAAGAGCAAGATAGTGGCTGAGATCAGAGGCAATGTACTGGGACTCAGCCAGCACAAGTTTGCAAG TAACGTGGTGGAGAAGTGTGTGACCCATGCATCACGGGCGGAACGGGCAGTGCTGATAGACGAGGTGTGCAGCCTGACTGAGGGCCCCCACAGTGCCTTATACACCATGATGAAGGACCAGTACGCCAACTACGTGGTGCAGAAGATGATCGACGTGGCCGAGCCCACCCAGCGCAAGATCGTAATGCACAAG aTCCGGCCCCACATTTCCACCCTGAGGAAGTACACGTACGGAAAACACATCCTGGCCAAGCTGGAGAAGTACTACATGAAGAACGGCGTTGACCTGGGTCCGCTCTGTGGCCCTCCTAATGGCATCATGTAG
- the nkain1 gene encoding sodium/potassium-transporting ATPase subunit beta-1-interacting protein 1, which produces MGKCEGRCTLLVICSLQLVAALQRQVFDFLGYQWAPILANFLHIMAVILGMFGTVQFRFRYLIFYAVWLVLWVGWNSFIICFYLEVGNLSQDRDFLMTFNTSLHRSWWMEHGPGCLVTPVLDSHMAPDDHHVITVSGCLLDYQYIEVLSSAIQILLALFGFVYACYVSKVFQDDEDSFDFIGGFDSYGYQPPQKSSHLQLQPLYTAG; this is translated from the exons ATGGGGAAGTGCGAGGGGAGATGCACGCTGCTTGTGATATGTTCACTGCAGTTG GTGGCAGCCCTTCAGAGGCAGGTGTTTGATTTCCTGGGCTACCAATGGGCTCCCATCTTGGCCAACTTCCTGCACATCATGGCTGTCATCCTGGGCATGTTCGGCACCGTGCAGTTTCGCTTCAGATACCTCATCTTT TATGCAGTATGGCTGGTCCTTTGGGTGGGTTGGAACTCATTCATTATCTGCTTCTACCTGGAGGTTGGAAACCTGTCTCAG gacaGGGACTTTCTCATGACTTTCAACACATCCCTTCATCGCTCGTGGTGGATGGAACATGGTCCTGGTTGCCTGGTAACGCCGGTGCTAGACTCTCACATGGCCCCTGATGACCACCATGTCATCACCGTGTCCGGGTGTCTCCTTGACTACCAGTACATAGAGGTGCTGAGTTCAGCTATTCAGATCCTATTGGCT CTCTTTGGCTTTGTGTACGCCTGCTACGTGAGCAAAGTCTTCCAGGATGACGAGGACAGCT TTGATTTCATTGGTGGCTTTGACTCATATGGCTACCAGCCTCCTCAGAAGTCCTctcatctgcagctgcagcctctttaCAC GGCTGGTTAA